One window of the Flavobacteriaceae bacterium YJPT1-3 genome contains the following:
- a CDS encoding putative porin: MRQLLLLVILVLFTWGSDAQVLSRSQDRPLNSNNRQNRGNPTSRKIEDFNRPPVRDYKIVSIQRDTTYVDTSLTMAKDYQFNYLRKDRYGLLPFANTGQTHNRLIKDYNSGTSLPLFGAQARHFNYMDVNDIYYYEVPTPLTELYYRSAFEQGQQLDAFFTMNLSPRFNFSIAYKGVRSLGKYQNALTSSGNYRFTFNYRTENERYEVLAHWVAQDLFNQENGGLSDLALEQFRSGFGEFDDRARLTVNFEDAGNTLDGQRFYVNHSYKLVQPKDSVTTNTLSLGHVMQFEDQFYRFEQTSPSALFGPSLQTNNLKDRVDLETLQNTLSLSWSNPLLGQLGLFSTLVNFEYGYNSVFISDADGDGTDERVPSGISDYTLLVGANYKKQYKGFAFEAEAETAVAGLYDSNRLQAQAKIQLDSLNALDARASWTSRPANYNHLLYQSDYINYNWYHLNEYDNVQTVNLEFKAELPKWVNADLRWRTILNHAYFAEVGTDSLVQSQQFNGTVNYLSLTVHKDLKWGKFGLDTRLTYQNVAEGEGVFNVPEFLGRGTLYFTDRWFKDALFVQTGFTASYFSTYSMDAYDPVLAEFYTQNEQKLGAFPLLDFFFNMKVRQTRIFIKAEHFNSPFTGNDFFSAPGYPYRDFNLRFGIVWNFFL, translated from the coding sequence ATGCGACAGCTCCTTTTGCTTGTTATCTTAGTCCTATTCACCTGGGGGAGTGATGCGCAAGTACTGAGTAGATCGCAAGATCGACCCCTCAACAGCAATAACCGTCAAAATAGAGGGAACCCCACTTCCCGGAAGATTGAAGATTTTAACAGACCTCCGGTTCGGGATTACAAGATCGTGTCCATTCAAAGAGATACCACTTACGTGGATACCTCATTGACCATGGCTAAAGATTATCAATTCAATTACCTTCGCAAAGATCGCTACGGCTTATTGCCCTTTGCCAATACCGGACAGACCCATAACCGTTTGATCAAAGATTACAACAGCGGTACGAGCTTACCCTTGTTTGGTGCTCAGGCCCGTCATTTTAACTATATGGATGTCAACGATATCTATTATTATGAAGTGCCCACTCCGCTGACAGAACTCTATTACCGAAGTGCCTTTGAGCAGGGGCAGCAATTGGATGCCTTTTTTACGATGAACCTTTCACCCAGGTTCAATTTCAGCATTGCTTACAAAGGGGTGCGTAGTTTGGGGAAGTATCAGAATGCCCTGACCAGCTCAGGAAATTACCGGTTTACCTTCAATTACCGTACAGAAAATGAGCGCTACGAGGTGTTGGCCCACTGGGTTGCCCAAGACCTGTTTAATCAGGAAAATGGAGGCTTGAGCGATCTGGCCCTGGAACAGTTCCGCAGTGGGTTTGGCGAATTTGACGATCGGGCACGACTTACGGTGAATTTTGAAGATGCAGGCAATACCCTCGATGGACAGCGTTTCTACGTCAATCACAGCTATAAATTAGTACAGCCTAAAGACTCGGTCACTACGAATACCCTGTCTCTGGGGCATGTCATGCAGTTTGAGGATCAATTCTACCGTTTTGAGCAAACGAGTCCCTCCGCCTTATTCGGTCCATCCTTACAGACCAACAATTTAAAAGACCGGGTGGATTTGGAAACCCTGCAGAACACCCTTAGCCTGTCGTGGTCCAATCCTTTGCTGGGACAATTGGGGCTGTTTTCCACCCTGGTCAATTTTGAGTATGGGTATAACTCAGTATTCATTAGCGATGCGGATGGTGATGGGACTGATGAACGGGTGCCCAGCGGGATTTCTGATTATACCCTGTTAGTGGGAGCCAATTATAAAAAGCAATACAAGGGATTTGCTTTTGAAGCGGAGGCCGAAACGGCTGTTGCCGGCTTGTATGACAGTAACCGACTTCAGGCCCAGGCAAAGATTCAGCTGGATTCCTTAAACGCCCTTGATGCCAGGGCTTCGTGGACTTCCAGGCCGGCTAATTACAATCATCTTTTGTATCAAAGTGATTATATCAACTACAATTGGTACCATTTGAATGAATATGACAATGTGCAAACGGTGAATCTGGAATTCAAAGCGGAACTGCCCAAGTGGGTCAACGCAGACCTACGCTGGAGAACTATTCTCAATCATGCTTATTTTGCTGAGGTGGGCACGGATTCCCTGGTACAGTCACAACAGTTCAACGGCACGGTAAATTACTTGAGCCTGACCGTACACAAGGATTTGAAATGGGGGAAATTCGGACTCGATACGCGTCTGACCTATCAAAATGTGGCTGAAGGTGAAGGCGTTTTTAATGTGCCTGAATTTTTGGGAAGAGGTACCTTATATTTTACCGACCGTTGGTTTAAAGACGCCCTTTTTGTGCAAACCGGTTTTACGGCTTCCTATTTCTCAACCTATTCTATGGATGCCTACGATCCGGTGCTCGCTGAATTTTACACACAAAACGAACAAAAGTTAGGCGCCTTTCCATTGCTGGATTTTTTCTTCAACATGAAGGTGAGGCAAACCCGGATCTTTATTAAAGCCGAGCACTTCAACAGTCCCTTTACCGGGAATGACTTCTTCAGTGCACCGGGCTATCCCTACCGCGATTTCAATCTTCGATTTGGGATCGTCTGGAATTTCTTTTTATAG